In the genome of Quercus robur chromosome 3, dhQueRobu3.1, whole genome shotgun sequence, one region contains:
- the LOC126718204 gene encoding uncharacterized protein LOC126718204: MESAKQRIRAAAARQKEEKKAKEAGGEASSTPTAVAKVAKRKPDGSDGRPAKKTAVTPSDEPLKEKSPPTSGHGAGKGVMTSTGPVNEGPCRLLTHKEYAVGEVESLIKPTDMEPCDQVGTEDLGASALFDLSRALVRVKALRDRCVAKEGVVSRVRSHNKNLLNQQAQYKEAVRILNQELQEVKDKLTAVSGENVKLQGEVTALEEKLQTAGADAIRDFKTSQSFIDSCGQYYGTGFDDCLRQVASAFPDLDFSGITMDDGDDVSLQPKPTPEHDGSVVLAQPAANSTAPDSPAVIVDVEDHHADGNPADIPAA; encoded by the exons ATGGAATCCGCGAAGCAAAGGATACGGGCTGCCGCAGCTCGtcagaaggaagagaagaaggcCAAGGAAGCGGGGGGGGAAGCCTCGTCAACCCCCACGGCCGTCGCCAAAGTGGCGAAGAGGAAACCTGACGGGAGTGACGGCCGTCCAGCAAAAAAGACTGCCGTCACTCCGTCAGACGAACCATTGAAGGAGAAGTCCCCTCCGACGTCTGGCCATGGCGCGGGAAAGGGGGTGATGACTTCCACTGGTCCCGTCAACGAGGGTCCGTGCCGTCTCCTAACCCACAAGGAATATGCCGTCGGGGAGGTTGAATCTCTGATAAAACCGACGGACATGGAGCCCTGTGATCAAGTAGGGACGGAGGATTTAGGGGCGTCGGCCCTCTTTGATCTCTCCAGG GCCTTGGTTCGTGTCAAAGCCCTTCGTGACCGTTGCGTGGCGAAGGAGGGGGTCGTCAGTCGAGTTCGCAGCCACAACAAGAACCTGTTGAATCAGCAGGCTCAGTACAAGGAAGCCGTCCGTATCCTTAACCAGGAGCTGCAGGAGGTTAAGGATAAACTGACGGCGGTCAGTGGCGAGAACGTCAAGCTCCAAGGAGAGGTGACGGCTCTGGAGGAGAAGTTACAGACGGCGGGGGCCGACGCGATTAGGGACTTCAAAACGTCACAGTCTTTTATCGACTCTTGTGGTCAGTATTACGGCACTGGGTTCGATGATTGCCTTCGACAGGTCGCGTCGGCCTTCCCGGATCTGGACTTTTCTGGGATTACAATGGATGATGGAGACGACGTCTCTCTTCAGCCTAAACCTACTCCGGAGCATGACGGCAGTGTAGTCCTGGCTCAGCCTGCTGCTAATTCTACAGCTCCTGATTCTCCAGCCGTTATCGTGGATGTCGAAGACCATCATGCTGACGGCAACCCTGCTGACATTCCTGCTGCTTAA